Within Claveliimonas bilis, the genomic segment TTTGATGTGGGATGATTTATTAAGTAGAGTTGATAACTTTCCAGATAAACAAAAGGAGGTATTTATTCAAGCTGTGTCGGAGATTGTTGCTTCATTTGAGGATGAGGTAAGAAATATTGATAAAGGTATTCTTCATGTATTGACTACAAATATACTTTTATTTCGAAAACAGAAAATTGAAATGTTTATTGATGCAGCAGGGCGCTTATCCTTTTCGGTTGTAAACATAGAGTCGGAGGAACAAATGGTGGAAGTTGAGGACAAGTAATAGCCAGTTATCGTAGTTGTTTTTTTCCTCTCCAATGTTATTTTATGGGGCCACATACAACAAAAAGTAGATAATTTTACATAAAAGCTGAAAAATAAAGAACGGACGTTGTAAAGAAAGCCTTTTTCTTTTGGATATATAAAGGATATTACTTCCTTTTAATCTGAAGAAAGGGGCTTTTTAATTATGGGTTTTGCAAGGAAAGATGTGGAAGCTACAAAACGCTTTGAAAAGAAGTTTGTAAGATACCAAGAAGGAGCAGAAAAATATAGTTTGGGTTTGACAAAATTCCAGGCACTGGCAAAAGAAGCCAAGGCGGTCTATAAGATTGATAAGGTTGTCTTGGTGAATTGTGAGATCTTTGAAAAGTATCTTGAAACATTTAGAGAATACTGATTTAGCAGTATGAAAGAGACTCTGATATGATTATATGCCTGTTGACATTTTGTCATACGAAAAGTATAATGTGTAGTATAGGAGGTATGAAAGTTGCTATGACTAAGATGGGAAGACCAAAATCCGATAATGTAAAAAAGAAAGTTATAAGCATTCGTGTGTCTGATCAATTATATTCACAGCTGCTTGCATACGCCGAAAAACATAATTTGACGACTACAGATGTGGTTTTACGTGGAGTGGAGACTTATATCTCCAAGAAGGAATAATCAGTGAGTCCTTCTTTCATATTGGAAGGAGGAATACAGCATGGCAAAGACAAGGAAAGACCTGCGTGGAAGGGTATTGAGAAAAGGAGAGGTGCAAAGATCGTCAGATAAGCGGTATATGTACACTTATACGGATCCGCTTGGAAGACGAAAATTCATATATGCAAATGATTTAGCGGAACTTCGGGAAAAAGAAGAAAAACTTCTGAAAGATCAATTGGATGGATTAGATTTATATGTTGCTGGAAAAGCCAGTCTGAATGATACGTTTGACCGATATATATCAACGAAACATAATCTGAGGGAATCAACCAAAAGCTCGTACACCTATACATACGATCATTATGTACGTGGAACATTTGGTCAGAAACGGATTGCGGAAATAAAGTATTCAGATGTTCTTCAATTTTATTATTATCTTCTTAATCAGAAGAATATTTCGTTAGGAACGCTGGATACGGTACACTGTCTGTTACATCCTACATTTCAGCTGGCGGTAAGAGATGAAATAATCCGTAAGAATCCGACAGATGGTGTGATGAAAGAGATTAGCCGTGAATCTGGAAAAAACAGAGGTGCACGTCATGCTCTGACGGTTGACCAGCAGAGGAAATTCATGGAGTATATTGCGAATCATCCGATTTATTTTCACTGGTGGCCGATGTTCACAGTTTTGTTAGGAACCGGATGCAGAATAGGAGAAGCATTAGGACTTCGCTGGCAGGATCTGGATTTTGACAATAGAGTGATAAGTATCAACCACAGCATTGTCTACTATCCGATGAATGGAAGCAATAAAAGTGTTTTGAGAGTAGCATTACCGAAAACAGATGCAGGTATCAGGACAATTCCGATGCTTGATATCGTAAAGGATGCCTTTGAAATGCTTTATGAAGAACAGCAGGAAACTGGTTTTAATGAAACAGAGATAGACGGAATGTCCGGTTTTATCTTTTGTAACCGGTTTGGTTCAGTGCCGAATCCGCAGACTGTGAATCACACAATCAAGCGCATTGCAAATAATTATAATGCAGAAGAAGTTGTGCAGGCCAAAAAAGAGAACCGAGATCCAGTGATTCTTCCAAATTTTTCGTGTCATCATTTGCGACATACATTTTGTACCAGACTTTGTGAAAATGAAACAAATTTAAAAGTCATCCAGTCCATTATGGGGCATAAGAATATTGAAACCACACTGGACATTTATGCGGAAGCAACAGAGAAAAAGAAACAGGAATCATTTGAGAATTTGGCTGCCAAATTAGATATCTTTTAAGAAGGGCGCACAAATTCGAGAGTGACAACAAAATTCAAAAATGACAGCAAAATGACAACAAAATGAATTGAATAATGAATGATAACGAAGGATTGTGAGTAATATCCATATTCAGTTGCAAGTCGGAATAAGTGATCACGAAGAGATCATAAAATATTTCCCGACAATGAAGTCACAGGGCGCAGCAAAGCACGCTGCAAATAATGAAAGCCAGGCAGCACCGGCAGCGAAGATCGACTTCTCCAACGTGAAGATCGAGCCCCTCTTTGAAGAGATGGTAGATTTTGAGACATTTGCAAAATCCGATTACCGTGCTGTGAAGATCCTGGCATGTGAGGCTGTGCCCAAGAGCAAAAAGCTTTTGAAATTTACTCTGGATGACGGCGTTCGCAAGGACCGCGTGATCTTAAGCGGTATTCACGAGTATTACGAGCCGGAAGAACTGGTTGGAAAGACAGCGATTGCTATCGTAAACCTGCCGCCGAGAAAGATGATGGGAATTGACTCTGAGGGGATGCTGATCTCAGCTGTACATGAGGAGGACGGCCATGAAGGACTGAATCTTCTGATGGTGGATGACAGGATCCCGGCAGGAGCGAAGCTCTACTAGAAAATATTTGAATAAATATCGGATCAAATTGAATCCCTCTTTTTGCCTTTGGCTGAAAGAGGGATTTTCTGAAAAAGAAATGAAATAAGGAGAGATAAGTATGAAACGTTACATGAACATGGCTTTGTTGTATGCTGTTTTGGCAATGGTTGGAGGAGTGTTTTATCGGGAGTTTACCAAGATAAACGGATTTACTGCTAAAACGACACTTGCAGTGGTACATACCCATTATTTCCTTCTCGGCATGGTATTCTTCCTTTTGCTGGTTCTTCTGGAAAAGAGTTTTTCCTTTACCGGACCAAAGACCGGACGAGTATTGGCTGTCTATCATATCGGGTTGAATCTGACTGTTGTTATGTTTGTTGTGCGAGGGATAGTTCAGGTACTGGGGACTGCGCTTTCCGCAGGTATGGACGCGGCAATTTCCGGTATTGCAGGAATCGGACACATCCTGCTGGGGATCAGTATGGTACTTCTGTTGATGCAGATCAGGCGGAGTGTTGCCGGGAAGGATGAACTTAAATTAGGGGAAATCCATAACTTCAGAGAATGGGCGCGCGTCTGTGTCTGAATGGTATAATGATAAAAAATTTTTCAAAATAGCAAAATATAATGGGAAAAATGATAAAAAATTTATCGAAATGTTGAAAAAATCGATATTATCATATATGATAATTAATAGAACTGACAACGCAGGCATCTTAACTGTGCTCCGGTCAGGATGCCTCATTTGTAACCTGCATCAGGAAAAAGGAAAGGAAATTCTATGCATAAAAAAGAAGAACTGCTAAAGAGATGTACAGAAATATTAAGCAAGGAATTGCCTGTATTGAGAAAAATAAACAATTTAACGCAAAAGGATCTGGGAGATATTATCGGGGTGAGCCGGCAGACGGTTACCAATATCGAGAGTGGAAAAAGTGAGATGAAATGGACCACCTTTCTGGCGATTATGTTTGTTTTCTCATTAGATCACAGTTCAGTCGAATATTTAAGGAGATTAGATATTCCTTATGCGGAAATAAAGCAATGGCTGGCTGAAAAGAGGGGAGAAAAATAGTTTATGGACTTTTCGATTGTCGTTCCAACATGGAACAGGTCAAAATTAGTGGATGCCTTATTGGAATCGCTGTATGAAGAACGAAAAAATTATGATCTGGGAGAGACAGAAGTACTCATAGTAGACAGCAGTAAAGGAGAAGAAAAGGCGGCCATTATGGCATCGTGTGAAAAATATGATGCACAGTATATAGAAGGGGATGACAGTGTCCGAAAGAAAAGAAACAAAGGAATTGACCTGGCCGGGTATGAGTACATATTGTTTATCGATTCCGATGTTACGGTAGGGCCGGGGCTTTTGAAAAGCCACGCGGCTACACTGAAGGAAGGTGAATCGAATCCGAAGATTACAGGTTCTTTCGGACTGACGGAGTTTGTCGGAAAAAAGAAATTCTGGTGGCATGTAATAGAACATACCTCCTTTCTGGATTCTTTCGGTTTTGCAAAGTTTATGCCGTTTGTGTCATGGACGATCGGAAATAATGTTGCTTTCCGCAGGGATGAATTAATTAAGATAGGAAAATTTGAAGAGAATTTTCCATTCAAGCTTGGCGGAGACGATCTTGATATGACTTACCGTTATACAAAAGCCGGTAATCTGATCAAAACAACGCCCGGGGCGGTCACTTATCATTCAAGGGAAACATGGAATACACGCAAAGCGGTAAATGACAGAGCAAAACGCTGGGGGACGATGGAATATCATATTTTGAAACGATATCCGGAACTGGTTCACAGGAGGCTGCCGATGACAGGCGATGTGGCAGCGCTTGTGACAGGCGTACTGGGAATCATGGCGCTTATCAAAGGATCCTGTGTGCCGATCCTGTTTCTGCTGGCGTGGTATCTGCTTTTATATTTTATGATGTATAGACATTATGTGTCCTGCAATGGGAAGGCAAATATTTTTTTCTGGACAATTGCCATGTTCCAGCAGGGGAAATACAGATTTTGGAGAATGGTAAATTCCATCAGGCATCTGGATTTTTCTCTTGCTTTCAAAGGGCAGTATTTTGGAATATATCATATAAAATCAGATTATCAGAACAGCGTAAAGAAAATATGGCTTTATTATGACTCGATTTTTATTCTTATCATTGCCATGATCTTTTACCGTTTTATTGTGTAGTAGTGAAAGGATATAGAAGAAGATGGATCGTATAAGTTTCAGTATTGTTGTGGCGACAAAAAGCAGAGTCCGGTTACTGACGGAGCTGATAGAGAGTATAGATGTCGCAAGGAAAAACTATTCCGGAGACTGTGAAGTACTGATCGTTGACGACAGCATTCCGGAAGAAAGCGAAGCAGTTCAGGCCGTATGCAGGGAGCATGACTGTAAATACATTTTTTATGAGAACAGTGTTTCTGCAAAAAGAAATTACGGAGTTTTGCAGGCTAAGAATGATGTTGTACTGTTTCTGGATTCGGACTGTATTTGTACAGAACATATCATAGAAAGATATGCGGAAAAATATACAGATGAAAAAATTGCTGCAGTTGCAGGCCCATTAGAGTTCGTAGGGGAAGACACCTGGTTTTGGAAGGCGATTGAAGCAACACCTTTTTTAACCTGTTTCTATCTGCCCAGGTTTCTTCCGAAAGTGGAATGGGGTGTGACTGCAAATTTTTCTGTCCGCAGACAGGTTTTCCTGGAAGTAGAGGGATTTGATGAGACATTTAAAAGACCGGCAGGAGAAGACGTGGATCTGGGTATGAAGATCTGTGAAAAAGGATATGAGATCAACGCGGCGGCGGAAGCGCTTGTCTATCACAGCAAAAAGACCTGGATTCCGGTGAAAGCCATGTTCCGCCGGCTTAACTTCTACGGGACAGCAGACTGTGATCTGATCCATAAGCACCCGGACAGAGGGGACGTGGTCCTGCCGAAAAGAAGTATGCTGTATATCATATATGCTCTCTTCCTTGTGCTGGCAGCCATTGCCTCCGGGAAATGGTGGGTATTGGCAGGAATCCCGCTGGTTTTCCTCGTGGAAAATATCGTGATGTCTCATCTGGTGAACCGCCTTTCCAGGGAGAAGAAGGCGACTTTATGCCAGCAGTTTGTAGCGCAGATGTTAATTCATGACAGCGATTTTGCCTATTTAAAAAGATGTGCGGTAACCGGACAGTTTTCGGATATCCGGAAACAGATGATCTACTATATGGGACAGTACAACGGTATGCTGGAAATAGGCTCTTACAATACATGGCTGCAGCTGCTGCTGTTGATGG encodes:
- a CDS encoding DUF6462 family protein encodes the protein MGFARKDVEATKRFEKKFVRYQEGAEKYSLGLTKFQALAKEAKAVYKIDKVVLVNCEIFEKYLETFREY
- a CDS encoding tyrosine-type recombinase/integrase — encoded protein: MAKTRKDLRGRVLRKGEVQRSSDKRYMYTYTDPLGRRKFIYANDLAELREKEEKLLKDQLDGLDLYVAGKASLNDTFDRYISTKHNLRESTKSSYTYTYDHYVRGTFGQKRIAEIKYSDVLQFYYYLLNQKNISLGTLDTVHCLLHPTFQLAVRDEIIRKNPTDGVMKEISRESGKNRGARHALTVDQQRKFMEYIANHPIYFHWWPMFTVLLGTGCRIGEALGLRWQDLDFDNRVISINHSIVYYPMNGSNKSVLRVALPKTDAGIRTIPMLDIVKDAFEMLYEEQQETGFNETEIDGMSGFIFCNRFGSVPNPQTVNHTIKRIANNYNAEEVVQAKKENRDPVILPNFSCHHLRHTFCTRLCENETNLKVIQSIMGHKNIETTLDIYAEATEKKKQESFENLAAKLDIF
- a CDS encoding DUF2871 domain-containing protein — protein: MKRYMNMALLYAVLAMVGGVFYREFTKINGFTAKTTLAVVHTHYFLLGMVFFLLLVLLEKSFSFTGPKTGRVLAVYHIGLNLTVVMFVVRGIVQVLGTALSAGMDAAISGIAGIGHILLGISMVLLLMQIRRSVAGKDELKLGEIHNFREWARVCV
- a CDS encoding helix-turn-helix transcriptional regulator produces the protein MHKKEELLKRCTEILSKELPVLRKINNLTQKDLGDIIGVSRQTVTNIESGKSEMKWTTFLAIMFVFSLDHSSVEYLRRLDIPYAEIKQWLAEKRGEK
- a CDS encoding glycosyltransferase family 2 protein — translated: MDFSIVVPTWNRSKLVDALLESLYEERKNYDLGETEVLIVDSSKGEEKAAIMASCEKYDAQYIEGDDSVRKKRNKGIDLAGYEYILFIDSDVTVGPGLLKSHAATLKEGESNPKITGSFGLTEFVGKKKFWWHVIEHTSFLDSFGFAKFMPFVSWTIGNNVAFRRDELIKIGKFEENFPFKLGGDDLDMTYRYTKAGNLIKTTPGAVTYHSRETWNTRKAVNDRAKRWGTMEYHILKRYPELVHRRLPMTGDVAALVTGVLGIMALIKGSCVPILFLLAWYLLLYFMMYRHYVSCNGKANIFFWTIAMFQQGKYRFWRMVNSIRHLDFSLAFKGQYFGIYHIKSDYQNSVKKIWLYYDSIFILIIAMIFYRFIV
- a CDS encoding glycosyltransferase codes for the protein MDRISFSIVVATKSRVRLLTELIESIDVARKNYSGDCEVLIVDDSIPEESEAVQAVCREHDCKYIFYENSVSAKRNYGVLQAKNDVVLFLDSDCICTEHIIERYAEKYTDEKIAAVAGPLEFVGEDTWFWKAIEATPFLTCFYLPRFLPKVEWGVTANFSVRRQVFLEVEGFDETFKRPAGEDVDLGMKICEKGYEINAAAEALVYHSKKTWIPVKAMFRRLNFYGTADCDLIHKHPDRGDVVLPKRSMLYIIYALFLVLAAIASGKWWVLAGIPLVFLVENIVMSHLVNRLSREKKATLCQQFVAQMLIHDSDFAYLKRCAVTGQFSDIRKQMIYYMGQYNGMLEIGSYNTWLQLLLLMGIAALIVFLL